The sequence TCGGCGGGTTCGTGATGGGCGGCAACTTCATCATCGGCATCATCGTCTTCGCCATTTTGATGATCGTCAATTTCGTTGTCATCACCAAGGGCTCGGGGCGCATCGCCGAAGTGTCCGCCCGTTTCACCCTCGACGCCATGCCCGGCAAGCAGATGGCGATCGACGCCGATCTATCCGCAGGACTGATCACCGAGGCGGAGGCGCGCTCCCGGCGCCGTAACCTCGAGGAAGAGAGTGGATTTTTTGGCGCGATGGACGGTGCCGCCAAGTTTGTTCGCGGTGACGCGATCGCCGGGCTGATGATCACGTTCATCAACATCATTGGCGGCATCATCATCGGCGTCGGGCAGCGAGATCTGAGTTTCCTCGATGCCGCCGACGCCTACACCCGGCTTACGGTCGGCGACGGGCTGGTTACCCAGATCCCGGCGCTGATCGTCTCCACGGCTGCCGGCATCATCGTTACCAAGGCCGGCCTGTCGGGAAAAACCGACAAGGCGTTGTCTGGCCAGCTCGCGGGGAACCCGAAAGTGCTGGGGATGAGCAGTGGCCTGCTGGTGCTGCTGGCGGTCCTGCCCGGAATCCCGGCCGTGCCGTTCCTGTTCGTCGCCGGGATCGTCGGCACCCTCGCTTATACGGCACGCCGGCGCCAGGTCACACAAGCGGCCGAAGCGCAGCGCGAGGCGCATGCCGCGGCGGACCTTCCGCCGCCGGCGGAGGAGCCGATCTCCTCAGCGCTGAAGATGGACGATTTGCGGCTCGAATTGGGCTACGGCCTGCTGCCTCTGGTAAACGGCGGCGGCGACGGACCGCGGATAACCGATCAGGTCAAGGCACTGCGCCGCCAGCTTGCCGCCGAACTTGGCTTCGTGATGTCGAGTGTTCGCATTCAGGACAATATGCAGCTTCCGGCGCAGGTCTACGTGATCCGCGTCAAGGAAATCGAGGCCGGCCGCGGCGAAGTTCGGCCGGGATTGCTCCTGGCGATGGATCCTCGTGGCGAGGAGATTACTCTTCCGGGCGAGAAGACCAAAGAGCCGACGTTCGGACTCCCGGCGCTGTGGATCGACTCCGCGCATCAGGAGGAGGCGTTGTTCCGCGGGCTGACCGTCGTCGAGCCGGCGACGGTCGTCACCACTCACTTGACCGAGGTGGTCAAGGACCATATGGCGTCGCTGTTGTCCTATGCGCAGACACGCAAATTATTGGAGGAGCTTGATAAAGAGCACCAAAAGCTCATTGCTGATATTATTCCGGGACAGATCTCGTATGGCGGAGTCGAGCGCGTGCTGCAGAACCTTCTGTCCGAGCGGATCTCGATCCGCGACCTGCCGACGATCCTGGAGGGCATCTCCGAGGCCTGCGGCCATACCCGCAGCGTCACTCAGATCACCGAGCATGTGCGTGGCCGCCTCGCCCGCCAGATCAGCGATATGTACACCAACGAGCGGGGATTTATTCCTTTGCTGACCCTCGCTCCCGAATGGGAGCAGGAGTTCACCGAGTCGCTGACGGGCTCGGGGGACGACCGGCAACTCGCCATGGCGCCGACGAAGCTGCAACAGTTCCTTACCGCCGTACGCACCGCCTACGATCGGCAGGCGCACGCCGGAGAAACCCCGGTCCTGCTGACTGGCCCCGCCATTCGCCCCTATGTGCGATCAATCATCGAGCGTTTCCGTCCGAGTTCGGTGGTGATTTCACAGAGTGAGGTCGCGCCGAAGGCCCGGATCAAGACCGTCGGACGGGTCGCGTAGGCGGTCATGCGCGTTCGCACCTTCACCGCAGCGACCATGTCCAAGGCCATGGCGCAAGTCCGCGAGGAACTGGGCGATGAAGCCGTGATCATTGCTACCGAGCCCGGACGCCTCGGTCATGACGTGCAGATCATTGCGGCGCTCGGCGAGGATGACCCCGATGCCGCGGTGTTCGATGCCTGGTCGAGGGAAGAATTGGCGCCGACCCCAACTGCGCCGATCACATCTGCGCTCGCCTACCATGGCGTTCCTTCACCGATTGCCGACCGCTTGGCAAATCGCGCTGCCGCGTTTGCTCACGAATCGCCCGAGTTGGCGCTGGCCGCCGCCCTCGATGCCTCTCTCGCCTTTCGCTCGCTGGGCGAAAGGCCGGCCCCGCGGCCGCTGATGCTGGTTGGGTTGCCGGGCGCAGGCAAGACGTTGACGGCGGCGAAGCTTCTGGTCGGTGCCCATCGGCGCGAGCACGGCATGCGTGCCGTTACCTGCGACGTCCACCGTGCCGGCGGCATTGAGCAACTCGAAGCCTTCACGCGCATCCTTAACGTGCCTCTCGATACTGCTGAAACGCCGTCGGCGCTCGCCGATCTCGCCCTGCAGCCGAAAGACGGGGCCATCGTCGATACCGTTGGCGTGAACCCGTTTGCCGGAGCGGAGATGAATAATCTCGCCGCGCTGATCGAGGCCGTCGGCGCGGAACCAGTGCTCGTCCTCGCCGCCGGCGGGGACGCCATCGAGGCTGGCGAGATCGCCGCCGCGTTCGCCCGCATCGGCTGCCGGCGACTCATCGCCACCCGCATCGATATTGCTCGACGACTGGGGGCACTCATCACTGCTGGCGAAACCGCTAGCCTCGCTTTCGCGGGCGCCAGTATCAGCCCGCACGCTGCCGACCCCATCGCGGGCCTCAATCCATTGTCTCTCGCCCGCCTGATCCTGTCGACCACCCCGGACGCCCGAACCGCCTTACACCCCGAAGAGGCCCATTGATGACCACCGCTCTCTCCCAGCCTCCCGAGCTCAGAACCGTCGCGTTGCCGAAGCCCCGCAACATGATCGCCATCGCCTCGGGTAAGGGCGGCGTCGGCAAGACGTGGCTGGCGATCACGCTGACCCATGCCCTCTCGCAGATGGGTCGCCGGGCCCTTCTTTTTGACGGCGACCTTGGCCTCGCCAACGTCGATATTCAGCTCGGCCTGATGCCCGAGCACGATCTCGGCGGGGTGCTGGCTGGCCGCCTCTCGCTGGCTCACGCAACGGTGCCGTACGCCGCCGGCGGCTTCGATATCGTCGCTGGCCGATCGGGCTGCGGCCGGCTCGCCGCCGTTCCACCGTCGCGGATCGCACTTCTCGGCGAGGAACTTGTGCTGACGGCCGGCCGCTACGATCACGTTATTCTTGATCTCGGCGCCGGCATCGAGCGAACGGTGCGTCAGCTTACCCGGCTTGCCGGGTCGTGCATCGTCGTGACCACCGACGAGCCGACCTCACTGACCGATGCCTATGCATTTATCAAGCTCGCACAACTGGAGCAGGTCCAGGTCGACGTGCGGATCATCGTCAATATGGCATCGTCCCAACGCGAGGGGGAAAAGACGTTCGGCGCGCTTTTCCGGGCCTGTGCCTCATTTCTGCAGCTTTCACCGCAACTCCTCGGCATCGTTCGACGCGATGTTAAGGTACGCGAGTCGATCCGCTACCAGACGCCGTTGCTTACGCGCTTCCCCAACGCCGACGCGGCAACAGACGTCAAGAACATTGCTGCGAGCATCGCCTCGCTGCCGTCGTGACGCGGCGGCGGGACGGTTTCGATGAGCGACGTTAATCCGCCTTTCGCGCTCCGTGGTTTTGCGCCTGGTGCACCCGACGGCTTGCCGACACCGGCCGGCGCAGCGTCAGCCGCCTTGCCACGCCTGCTGATCGGCGCTCAACTCGCCGGACGGATATCAGGAACGGCGACGGACGGAACGCCGCTCGTATCGACACCCGTCGGCCTGCTGGCGCTTCAAGGTGCGGATAGGCTGCCTGCCGGCGTGCGCGTCCTCCTCGATATTGTCGCAACCGAGCCCGGGTTGCGCGCAACCTTGCGCATTCTGCCGGAAGGCGGAGGCGGCGACAGAGGAATGCCCGGCGCATCGGCCTCCGCCGCTCCCAGCGCCGCACCGCTCGCCGTTCTCGTGCCTCAGCCGGCACGGACGTCGATCGGCGCAACGACGGCAGCCAGCCCACAAGCCGATCCTGAGGCGCCACTCCTCGCCACCGTCCTTACGCCGTTGGCGTGGACCGACGACGCGCGCGGTGGCGAGCAGATCCCGACACGCGCTGAGATTGCAGCGACGCCCTTGCAACCGAACGGTCAAGCGGTTGCCGCCGCAGTTCGCGAACGGATATTACAGCCCGGCACTCAGGTGCCGGTCCGCCTGAACGGACCAGACGCGAATGAAACGGGTGCGAAGGGCACGGGCGTCGATCCAGTCGTGCGGCCGACTTCCGCCGGCGAACCGCCTTCGGTCTTCGGGCCGTCCGCGCGAATGCCGGGCGTCGTCGCCGCGGCGCTCCCGGACGGCCGGGCGATCGTTTGCGTCGATCGCGGCGCCTTCGTCCTACCGGCGGCGGCACGGCTAGCCGCCGGCGACGTCGTAACCGTTTCCGTCGTCGGCCTGCCGCGCCTTTCGCCAGTATCGGAGCCGAACGCCTCCGCAAGCCTTGTGCCGGCTCAGCTCGAACCGCTCTTGGCAGATGGCGCCTGGCAATCGCTGACCGCGATCCCGACGCGATGGATCGGCGGGACACCCGTTGCGGCGGGGCAGGTGGCCACGCAAGCCAGCCAGACACTTTTGCAAAACCCGGAGACGCCAGTCGTCGGCGCGCCTTTGGAACGAACAGTGACCACGGACGCAGCGCGCAACGCCCTGCACGCGGCGTTGCCGCGGCTCGACGCCAATTTTGGCACAAACATCCGATCGTTCTTCGCCGCTTTGCAATCCAAAGATCTGCGTTCGTGGCTGGGCGACAGTACGGTCACTCGGCTCAGGAGCGACGCACCGGACCTGCTCGCGCGTGTTGCCGACGATTTCGATGATGTGGCGAAAACAGCGGCCAAGACATCCACCGACGGATGGTCCACCGCCAACATTCCCATCGCTGTCGGCGACGCGATTTTGCCGGTACGTCTGCTCTTCAGGCAGCGCCCTGGTGCGGGACGAACCGCCAGCGGGGAGAAGGACGATCGGCGCTTCGTCCTGGACGTTTCGCTCAGTCGCCTTGGGCGGGTTCAGCTCGATACCCTGGTCCGAGGCAACGGGTCACACCTTGACCTGATCGTTCGCAGCGATGTGCCGCTGACCGCCGCGGCGCGCGACGACATCCGCGAGGTCATGCGCGCGACGGGCGGGCAAAGCGGAATCGCCGGCAGCGTAGGATTTCAGTCGGCGCCGGCCGGGTTTGCCGAAGCACAACTTTGCGAGCCGGGCACGTCGACCGGGCTTGTCGTCTGACCCACGGGTTTCGCCGCGCATGGACGGGATGATTTCGTCGACGTTTTTTGATGATCTTGGTAGCGCGGGAAGACTAACGATGCGCGTTTAGGCGGGCGAGGCCGTCGTCGATGTCGGCGAGGAGGTCGTTCTCGTCCTCCAAGCCGCAGTGGAGACGCAAGCAGGGGGCGTTGTGCGGCCATGGGGCGGCGGTGCGGGAGGGACGAGGATCGAACGGGACGATGAGGCTTTCATACCCGCCCCAGCTATAGCCCATCTTGAACAACCGCATGCCGTCCAGCATTGCCGCCAGCGCTGATTTCGGCGCGTCGTTTAGCACGACGGAGAGCAGGCCATTGGCGCCGGCAAAATCGCGCTTCCACACATCGTGGCCGGGGCAGGACTCGAGCGCCGGATGAATGACCCGTGCCACATCGGCATGGCCTTCGAGCCAGCGGGCGATGGTGAGCGCCGACGTCTCGTGCCGGGCCAGACGGACTGCCAGCGTTCGCAGCCCGCGCAAGGCGAGATAGCAGTCATCCGGAGCGGCGCTGAACCCGAGTGTCGAGACCGACCGCTTGACGCGCAGGAACGCGTCTTCGCTCGTGGTGATGACGCCGAGCATGGCATCGGAATGGCCAACGATATACTTCGTTGCCGCCTGCACCGAAACGTCGACGCCGTGGCGGAACGGATTGAACAGGAACCCCGCGCTCCAGGTATCGTCGATGATGGAGATCGCGCCAGCTGCTCGCGCGGCCGCGGTTGCCCGAGGCACGTCCTGAACCTCGAACGTAAGCGAGCCGGGACTTTCGAGATAAACAACCTTCGTGTTGTCGCGGATGAGCGGCGCCGGGTCCGCCATTGGGTCATAATACGTGGTCTCGATACCAAGCCCGCGCAGCATGCGCTCGCAAAATCCCCGCACCGGCCCGTAGACGCTATCTACCATGAGCAGGTGATCGCCGGTGCCAAGGAAGGCGAGCAGGCTCGCGGTGATGGCCGCCAATCCGGACGGAACCGCAATGCTGCGATACCCCCCGAGGAGCGCCGCCATCGCCTGTTCCAGTGCAAAGGTCGTGGGCGTGCCGCGTCGCCCGTAGCGTGTCCCTTCAAAGGGGGTGCGCTCCGCTTCCTCAAGCGCTGCCAGCGTCGGAAAAACAATTGTCGACGCGTGGTAGACCGGTGGGTTGACTACGCCATGATTGAGCAGTGGATCACGCCCGGTGTGGGCGAGAAGTGTTTGAAGGCGGTCGTCCGTTTTCGCCGCGCTCATTGTTCGACCGGCGCGGCGTCGCTGTTACCCCACTCCGACCAGGACCCGTCGTAAACGGAGACGGTATCAAATCCCAGGAGGTGCGCGGCGAACGCGGTCGTGCAGGCGGACACGCCAGAGCCACAGTAGGCGATCATGGGCCGGGACGGATCGATGCCGGCGCGAGCAAAAGCTGCGGTGAGTTCGCTTTTCGGGCGCCATGCACCATGGCGCCCGGCATCGAGGAATTCGCCAAAGGGAAGGCTGTGGCTTCCCGGCACATGACCGCGTCGCGTGGTCGGGCGCGGCTCCGGGTCGCGACCCGCATAGCGGCTGGCCGGCCGGTTATCGACGATCTGCAGCGACGGATTGCTTATCGCGGCGAGGACGTCCGCGCGGCCCCTGACCTTCGATCCATCGAAACACGCCGTGTATTCGACGGGCTCGATCGCGAGGCAGGTATCGGATACCGGCAGGCCGGCGGCGATCCATGCAGGAAGACCGCCGTCAACCACGGCTACATTCGCGTGACCGAAGACCTGAAATGTCCACCAGACGCGGGCAGCCGCAAACGATCCCGGCTGGTCGTAGACAATGACGCGGTCGGCGTTACCGATGCCGAGCGCGCCCACGGCTGTGGCGAAGGCCTCTGCCGTGGGCAGCATATGCGGCAAGGGGTTGGTTAAGTCGCAGATTTGGTCAATATCGAAAAAGCGGGCGCCCGGGATGTGCGCCTGGACGTAACCGTCATGGGGATTTCGGCCGGAATTCGGCAGAAAGAAGCTACCGTCGAGGATGCGAACGCACGGTGCGTAGAGCAATTTCTCCAGTTCATCGATCGTGCACAGCGAATTCGGATTGGTGAAACTGTTGGGCAATCGGGGCTACTCCAGCCAGTCCGGAACGGGCAGGCCCTTGGCGCGCAGGAATTCCGGATTGTAGAGCTTGCTTTGATAGCGCGTACCGGAATCGCACAAAAGGGTGACGATGACGTGGCCGGGTCCGATTTCCCGGGCGAGGCGAATAGCGCCGGCCACGTTGATCGCGGACGAACTGCCGAGGCACAGCCCTTCAAATTTTAGCAGATCGAAGATGATCGGCAGTGCGTCAGCGTCGGCAATCCGATAGGCTCGGTCGATCGGTGCACCGTCGAGATTGGCAGTGATCCGCCCCTGGCCGATGCCTTCGGTGATCGATTCACCCTCGGCCTTGAGCTCGCCCATCGTATAATAGCTGTAGAGCGCGGCGCCAAAGGGATCGGCGAGACCGATGACGATATCGGGATTGCGCTCCTTAAGAAACATTCCGACGCCGGCAAGCGTACCGCCGGTGCCGACGGCGCTGACGAATGCGTCAATCCGGCCGTCGGTCTGCCGCCAGATTTCCGGGCCGGTGGTCTCGTAATGTCCGCGGCGGTTGGCGACATTGTCGAATTGGTTGGCCCAGATTGCGCCCGCCGGCTCACTCCTCGCCAGCTGTTCGGCGATTCGCCCCGAAACCTTGACATAGTTGTTCTCGTCGCGATAGGGCACGGCCGGAACGAGACGGACGTCTGCGCCGCACAGGCGCAACATATCGATCTTCTCCCGGCTCTGGGTTTCGGGGACGACGATGACTGTCCGGTAACCGCAGGCGTTGCCGACGAGCGCCAGGCCGATCCCCGTGTTGCCAGCGGTCCCTTCGACGATGATTCCGCCGGGGCGCAACAGTCCATTTGCCTCGGCGTCGCGAACGATCGCCATCGCCGCCCGGTCCTTGACTGATCCGCCCGGGTTGAGGAACTCGGCCTTGCCGAGGATTTCACACCCGGTCTCCTGCGAAGCGCGCCTCAAACGGACGAGAGGGGTGTTGCCGATGCTATCAAGGAAGCCATCACGGATATCCATCGCGTAGGCGCATGCCCTTCGAGCCGAGAAGTCGCGCGAAGGTAGTGGCCGGGCGGCATCCGATCAAGAACGATTCGCGTCGCTGACCCTGTCCTCACCCGTGACCAATTCGTGCATCACACCGACGACGATCTGATCGCCGGCGGCGTCCTCCAAGGACACTCTTACCGTCGAAAAGCGACGTTTCTCGCCGTTTGCCGTGATGAACACCGCTTCGTCAATGTGCGGAAGTGTCACCAAAGACATTATTTCCCGTCTTACTTGCGCCTCGGCGACCGCGTCGGGCGTCAAGATGTCGAAGAAGCTTTTTTCCGTCGCTTCTTCGGGCTTCAGTCCGAGCACGGCGCAAGCGGCACGATTGAGGAAGGCGAAGCGTCCGTCGCTGCCCTCAATGAAGATCGGCTGGTCGATTAAATTGAGCAGGCGCTCGAGAAAGACCCGGTATTGCTGTACCGTTGTCTCCATCCGATGCGCGACTGAACTCCATAGGACCGTGATTACGCCGGTCAGCGCCACGTCGCGCTCGATGAAGGGCGACTTAATGATCGTCATGCGCCGCCGCGTGCCATCGACCCGGGCAATATCCGCGGAATAGACGTAAGGCGTCTTTTGCCCGAGCACCCACGCATCACGCTCAACCGCGCCCGCGCCTTCGGGTAAGCCGGCGAGTTCGCTTGGCGTGCGGCCAAGGATCTCACTTCGATGCCGTCCGAGAAGGGTGGCGTAGGCGTCGTTACAGCCGAGGTACCGACTTTGGGGGTCCTTGACCGAGATCGGGATCGGCAGAGAATCGAGAACGGCGGTCGTCAGGGACGCGTCGGCCCGGGCGCCAGCTTGGCTCGAATCGAGCGCTTGTTCGGCTGTCCGCCGCCGGTCCCGTTCCCGATGGACGAGGAAGCAGATAAATGCTGCGATTGCCATAATGACCGCACCGGAGGCAACGACGTTGCCGACCATCGATAGCGACGCCAATCGCACATGGGGGCGGAAGAGAACCAGCTTCCATGCCTCCACATCTGGATCGGACGCGATCCCGCTGGGCAGCAAGAACGAGCTTGCCGGGTGCAGTGAGCGATGCCGATGGTACGCAAGCGTGGTGAAGAAGTATGTGCCGTCAAAGGCGACGGCATGCCCTTCGGCAACCTTGCTCATTTCGTTCCAGACGGCAGGGTGGCGCTGCGCGAAGACGGCTTCTCCTCGTTCAGGCAGAAGTGCGTTCCATTCTTCACGTGAATCGGGGCCGATCAGCCAGTTTCCACGCTTGTCCAGCAGCAGTGATGTACCGGAAAGCGAGGGTATCTCTCTCAATGTATCAAGCAAGTCTTGCGCGCTGTAGTTTAGGACCAGCATACCGACGCGCGACCCGTTGGTGGTGAAC is a genomic window of Rhodospirillales bacterium containing:
- the flhA gene encoding flagellar biosynthesis protein FlhA yields the protein MATTAVGDATGGLTAMGGLSKLFGQRLESAKRHGDIMLAVAVVAILVVLILPLPQWLLDACLALSITISVLILLTALFAEKPLEFNAFPVVLLLSTMVRLSLNMASTRLILTHGHEGPAAAGHVIEAFGGFVMGGNFIIGIIVFAILMIVNFVVITKGSGRIAEVSARFTLDAMPGKQMAIDADLSAGLITEAEARSRRRNLEEESGFFGAMDGAAKFVRGDAIAGLMITFINIIGGIIIGVGQRDLSFLDAADAYTRLTVGDGLVTQIPALIVSTAAGIIVTKAGLSGKTDKALSGQLAGNPKVLGMSSGLLVLLAVLPGIPAVPFLFVAGIVGTLAYTARRRQVTQAAEAQREAHAAADLPPPAEEPISSALKMDDLRLELGYGLLPLVNGGGDGPRITDQVKALRRQLAAELGFVMSSVRIQDNMQLPAQVYVIRVKEIEAGRGEVRPGLLLAMDPRGEEITLPGEKTKEPTFGLPALWIDSAHQEEALFRGLTVVEPATVVTTHLTEVVKDHMASLLSYAQTRKLLEELDKEHQKLIADIIPGQISYGGVERVLQNLLSERISIRDLPTILEGISEACGHTRSVTQITEHVRGRLARQISDMYTNERGFIPLLTLAPEWEQEFTESLTGSGDDRQLAMAPTKLQQFLTAVRTAYDRQAHAGETPVLLTGPAIRPYVRSIIERFRPSSVVISQSEVAPKARIKTVGRVA
- a CDS encoding GTP-binding protein, with translation MRVRTFTAATMSKAMAQVREELGDEAVIIATEPGRLGHDVQIIAALGEDDPDAAVFDAWSREELAPTPTAPITSALAYHGVPSPIADRLANRAAAFAHESPELALAAALDASLAFRSLGERPAPRPLMLVGLPGAGKTLTAAKLLVGAHRREHGMRAVTCDVHRAGGIEQLEAFTRILNVPLDTAETPSALADLALQPKDGAIVDTVGVNPFAGAEMNNLAALIEAVGAEPVLVLAAGGDAIEAGEIAAAFARIGCRRLIATRIDIARRLGALITAGETASLAFAGASISPHAADPIAGLNPLSLARLILSTTPDARTALHPEEAH
- a CDS encoding MinD/ParA family protein — translated: MTTALSQPPELRTVALPKPRNMIAIASGKGGVGKTWLAITLTHALSQMGRRALLFDGDLGLANVDIQLGLMPEHDLGGVLAGRLSLAHATVPYAAGGFDIVAGRSGCGRLAAVPPSRIALLGEELVLTAGRYDHVILDLGAGIERTVRQLTRLAGSCIVVTTDEPTSLTDAYAFIKLAQLEQVQVDVRIIVNMASSQREGEKTFGALFRACASFLQLSPQLLGIVRRDVKVRESIRYQTPLLTRFPNADAATDVKNIAASIASLPS
- the metC gene encoding cystathionine beta-lyase produces the protein MSAAKTDDRLQTLLAHTGRDPLLNHGVVNPPVYHASTIVFPTLAALEEAERTPFEGTRYGRRGTPTTFALEQAMAALLGGYRSIAVPSGLAAITASLLAFLGTGDHLLMVDSVYGPVRGFCERMLRGLGIETTYYDPMADPAPLIRDNTKVVYLESPGSLTFEVQDVPRATAAARAAGAISIIDDTWSAGFLFNPFRHGVDVSVQAATKYIVGHSDAMLGVITTSEDAFLRVKRSVSTLGFSAAPDDCYLALRGLRTLAVRLARHETSALTIARWLEGHADVARVIHPALESCPGHDVWKRDFAGANGLLSVVLNDAPKSALAAMLDGMRLFKMGYSWGGYESLIVPFDPRPSRTAAPWPHNAPCLRLHCGLEDENDLLADIDDGLARLNAHR
- a CDS encoding sulfurtransferase; its protein translation is MPNSFTNPNSLCTIDELEKLLYAPCVRILDGSFFLPNSGRNPHDGYVQAHIPGARFFDIDQICDLTNPLPHMLPTAEAFATAVGALGIGNADRVIVYDQPGSFAAARVWWTFQVFGHANVAVVDGGLPAWIAAGLPVSDTCLAIEPVEYTACFDGSKVRGRADVLAAISNPSLQIVDNRPASRYAGRDPEPRPTTRRGHVPGSHSLPFGEFLDAGRHGAWRPKSELTAAFARAGIDPSRPMIAYCGSGVSACTTAFAAHLLGFDTVSVYDGSWSEWGNSDAAPVEQ
- a CDS encoding cysteine synthase A, yielding MDIRDGFLDSIGNTPLVRLRRASQETGCEILGKAEFLNPGGSVKDRAAMAIVRDAEANGLLRPGGIIVEGTAGNTGIGLALVGNACGYRTVIVVPETQSREKIDMLRLCGADVRLVPAVPYRDENNYVKVSGRIAEQLARSEPAGAIWANQFDNVANRRGHYETTGPEIWRQTDGRIDAFVSAVGTGGTLAGVGMFLKERNPDIVIGLADPFGAALYSYYTMGELKAEGESITEGIGQGRITANLDGAPIDRAYRIADADALPIIFDLLKFEGLCLGSSSAINVAGAIRLAREIGPGHVIVTLLCDSGTRYQSKLYNPEFLRAKGLPVPDWLE
- a CDS encoding PAS domain-containing protein is translated as MTAAAGPQSDHSPRRRVVMLRAMRNHPVVGLLLKVEALIVLSLVVFAFAQWQLYNRLTFPDYQKLFCGQFTIINYRLTNVQSDFLFLAGNPELARYINEPSEANRHALETRLAAFVTLKRQYEQVRIIDLNGVEQLRISNLPTGAVVLPPSQFQNKSDRYYVEQGMLLKSTEVFVSQLDLNIEYNDAEYSLIPTIRFVSPLFTTNGSRVGMLVLNYSAQDLLDTLREIPSLSGTSLLLDKRGNWLIGPDSREEWNALLPERGEAVFAQRHPAVWNEMSKVAEGHAVAFDGTYFFTTLAYHRHRSLHPASSFLLPSGIASDPDVEAWKLVLFRPHVRLASLSMVGNVVASGAVIMAIAAFICFLVHRERDRRRTAEQALDSSQAGARADASLTTAVLDSLPIPISVKDPQSRYLGCNDAYATLLGRHRSEILGRTPSELAGLPEGAGAVERDAWVLGQKTPYVYSADIARVDGTRRRMTIIKSPFIERDVALTGVITVLWSSVAHRMETTVQQYRVFLERLLNLIDQPIFIEGSDGRFAFLNRAACAVLGLKPEEATEKSFFDILTPDAVAEAQVRREIMSLVTLPHIDEAVFITANGEKRRFSTVRVSLEDAAGDQIVVGVMHELVTGEDRVSDANRS